The Pelmatolapia mariae isolate MD_Pm_ZW linkage group LG10_11, Pm_UMD_F_2, whole genome shotgun sequence genome includes a region encoding these proteins:
- the fnip1 gene encoding folliculin-interacting protein 1 isoform X1 — MPPTLFQKLFNKRNAFSSPPPRCSKEDPAFSWPLPQLEPSQIRLIVYQDCERRGRNVLFDSAAKKRAAEETPITSAESQVKMFGKCCQLRPTGGSSSSLDSSSSCTSETKESKEQGLRFQGSRCSSDVVMLGEMMFGSVAMSYKGSTLKIHQIRSPPQLMLSKVFTARTGGSVYGSLNTLQDSLEFIGQDNNTLKPDQNTGPNSLLGNIGFSQLCSPRRAFSEQGPLRLIKSASFFSGHSHPMDMPGRGLYDERDSGIARSASLSSLLITPFPSPSSSLTSSCASSYQRRWLRSQTTSLENGVFPRWSVEESFNMSDESGGPSLGVIRKKKIAIGVIFTLSPNAEENSRFQDFFFSHFPLFESHMNKLKSAIEQAMKMSRRSADASQRALAYSRMVEGLNEFRMTICDLYTMPRVAEPVWLTMMSGASEKNQLCGQFMRELSLLMEQASKNQFLPALLTAILTNHLAWVPTVMPNGQPPIKIFLEKHSSQSVDMLAKTHPYNPLWAQLGDLYGAIGSPVRLSKTVVVGRRQDLVQRLLYVLTYFIRCSELLETHMLDSAEDEAIVMPGSLITTSLRKGEVEESDYVLVTVHKPSGDYLSQGADSQQTETEDSIYPSDNSLQSSTFTDNEVEHSAGDPPNEEEEDDEDEEDSSESQGSRSSVLQAGHSQGTIPINRTAEVAEAKDVCKESSSRLFTEARVETVLHVGLASTREQVCVLDTETKGDLKPIDPSIPTTLGSDPSIPAPTEGKYCGLDALINAASGNQTTKVLAARPLGMPLEKKPPDKNLIAGVSVIPGNSVTGPMALTLPEDEEPTTKVTFLIGDSLSPESDTESRGRKVEEDYKKHMQQLQQPSQHQRGQHYQQQLQMGAELKTSCTRMSEDQTKQTKAVSTLQRVPSKISQWDLNCRDDFDVYFNPGETGTIDNVAKQHEASRNKDSVDFSAAPRYHELGDLGFHSKARVQGLGLCLGPGSGEMQSCRKGERLLDMERRCRCESTDSSDICVCRGCPAEQDKDLVLSVPVPQDARSNSKEDQKHKSAPINDWEIPRNESSDSALGDSESEETEDWQEEVLVPFPGSKLVENYSKPSIANFGRSLFGGYCPTYVPDFVLHGMPSDEKLRQNLMTELTHAVQHPVLDEPIAEAVCIIADTDKWTVQVASSQRRATDVGKLGKEVLVSSLVSSLLQSTNQLYKLNVSPNFCIMHLEDRLQEIYFKSKMLAEYLKGQTRVHVKELGMVLGIESSDLPLLAAVASTHSPYVAQILL; from the exons ATGCCTCCGACTCTCTTTCAGAAACTTTTTAACAAGAGAAATGCGTTTTCATCGCCGCCCCCGAGGTGTAGCAAAGAGGACCCAGCTTTCAG CTGGCCACTTCCCCAGTTGGAGCCCAGTCAGATCAGGCTGATAGTGTACCAGGACTGCGAGAGGCGTGGCAGAAATGTCCTGTTTGACTCCGCCGCCAAAAAAAGGGCTGCGGAGGAAACCCCGATTACT AGCGCTGAGTCCCAGGTGAAGATGTTTGGAAAATGCTGCCAGCTTCGTCCTACAGGAGGCAGCAGCAGTTCCCTGGACAGCTCCTCTTCCTGCACCTCGGAAACCAAGGAATCCAAGGAGCAAGGCCTCCGCTTCCAG GGTTCAAGGTGTTCATCAGATGTGGTTATGCTGGGTGAAATGATGTTTGGCTCTGTGGCCATGAGCTACAAAGGCTCTACACTTAAAATCCACCagataag ATCACCACCTCAGCTGATGCTGAGTAAAGTCTTCACTGCCAGGACCGGAGGCAGCGTGTACGGCAGCCTGAACAC GTTACAGGACAGCCTGGAGTTCATTGGACAGGACAACAACACCCTAAAGCCTGATCAAAACACTGGGCCCAACAGTCTGCTAGGGAACATAG GATTTTCTCAGCTCTGCAGCCCTCGACGGGCCTTCTCTGAACAGGGCCCGCTACGCCTCATCAAGAGCGCTTCTTTCTTTTCAG GCCACAGTCACCCTATGGACATGCCTGGCCGAGGGCTGTACGACGAGAGGGACAGTGGCATCGCCAGGTCTG CTTCCTTGAGCAGCCTGTTGATCACTCCCTTCCCATCCCCGAGCTCGTCCTTGACCAGCAGCTGTGCGTCCAGTTACCAGCGCCGATGGCTCCGCAGTCAAACAACCAGCCTAGAAAACGGCGTCTTCCCCCGATG GTCGGTGGAGGAGAGCTTCAACATGTCGGATGAAAGCGGCGGTCCAAGTCTGGGTGTGATTCGGAAGAAGAAGATAGCCATAGGTGTCATCTTCACGCTGTCCCCCAATGCTGAGGAAAATAGCCGCTTCCAagatttcttcttctctcacttTCCACTCTTTGAAAGCCACATGAACAAACTAAAGAGTGCAATTGAGCAG GCCATGAAGATGAGTCGGCGGTCAGCTGATGCCAGCCAGAGGGCTCTGGCTTACAGCCGAATGGTGGAGGGACTCAACGAATTCAG GATGACCATCTGTGACCTCTACACCATGCCCCGAGTGGCCGAACCCGTCTGGTTGACTATGATGTCTGGAGCATCAGAGAAGAACCAGCTCTGCGGTCAATTCATGAGGGAGCTTTCTCTGCTGATGGAGCAGGCCTCCAAGAACCA aTTCCTTCCTGCATTATTGACAGCGATTCTGACCAATCATCTGGCTTGGGTGCCCACCGTCATGCCAAATGGGCAGCCTCCAATCAAGATCTTCCTTGAAAAGCACTCCTCCCAGAGCGTCGACATGCTGGCAAAGACGCACCCCTACAATCCTCTCTGGGCACAGCTAG ggGACCTGTATGGGGCCATTGGCTCCCCAGTTCGGCTGTCAAAGACTGTAGTAGTTGGCCGCAGACAGGATCTTGTCCAGAGACTCCTTTATGTCCTTACCTACTTCATTCGCTGTTCTGAGCTGCTGGAGACGCACATGCTGGACAGTGCTGAGGACGAGGCCATTGTCATGCCCGGCTCCCTCATAACTACCTCCCTTAGAAAGGGCGAGGTGGAGGAGTCGGATTATGTCCTGGTTACCGTCCATAAACCCAGCGGAGACTACCTATCCCAAGGGGCCGACAGTCAGCAGACTGAGACAGAAGACAGCATCTACCCCTCAGACAACAGCCTGCAGAGCAGCACATTCACAGACAATGAAGTGGAGCACAGTGCTGGAGATCCGCCcaacgaggaagaggaggatgacGAGGATGAGGAAGACAGCAGCGAGAGCCAGGGATCGAGGAGCAGTGTGCTTCAGGCAGGACACAGCCAGGGCACAATTCCCATTAACAGGACTGCAGAAGTGGCAGAAGCTAAGGATGTGTGCAAGGAGTCTAGCAGCCGACTGTTCACAGAGGCTCGAGTGGAGACGGTGCTGCACGTCGGCTTGGCTTCCACCAGGGAGCAGGTCTGTGTGCTGGATACAGAGACCAAGGGTGACCTGAAACCTATTGATCCATCCATCCCCACAACCCTTGGATCAGATCCATCCATACCTGCCCCCACAGAAGGTAAATACTGTGGGTTAGATGCTTTAATTAATGCAGCATCTGGAAACCAGACCACTAAAGTGCTGGCTGCTCGGCCTTTGGGGATGCCTTTGGAGAAGAAGCCTCCAGATAAGAACCTGATTGCTGGAGTATCAGTCATACCGGGAAACTCTGTGACAGGGCCCATGGCTTTGACTCTGCCAGAAGACGAAGAGCCAACAACAAAAGTGACTTTTCTCATTGGAGACTCCTTGTCTCCTGAATCAGACACAGAGAGCCGTGGAAGGAAGGTGGAGGAGGACTACAAGAAACAcatgcagcagctgcagcagccatCACAGCATCAACGAGGACAACATtatcagcagcagctgcagatggGAGCCGAGCTAAAGACCAGCTGCACCAGAATGTCAGAGGACCAAACCAAACAGACCAAGGCAGTTTCCACCCTGCAGCGGGTACCGAGCAAGATCTCCCAGTGGGACCTGAACTGTAGGGAtgattttgatgtttatttCAACCCTGGGGAAACTGGGACTATAGATAATGTTGCCAAACAACATGAGGCCAGTAGGAACAAGGACTCGGTGGACTTTTCAGCTGCTCCTCGGTATCATGAACTAGGGGATCTTGGCTTTCACAGCAAGGCCAGGGTGCAGGGTTTGGGCCTTTGTTTAGGTCCAGGTAGTGGAGAGATGCAGTCATGCAGGAAGGGAGAGAGGTTGTTGGATATGGAGAGGAGGTGCAGGTGTGAATCTACAGACTCTTCTGACATCTGCGTCTGCAGGGGCTGTCCTGCTGAGCAGGACAAAGATCTTGTGTTGTCAGTCCCCGTTCCCCAGGATGCAAGGAGTAACAGCAAAGAGGACCAAAAGCACAAATCGGCGCCCATCAATGACTGGGAAATACCACGCAACGAGAGCTCAGACAGTGCACTGGGAGACAGTGAGAGTGAAGAGACCGAGGACTGGCAGGAGGAAGTTCTGGTGCCTTTTCCCGG GTCAAAGCTGGTGGAGAACTACTCTAAGCCAAGCATTGCTAATTTTGGCCGGTCTCTCTTTGGAGGCTACTGCCCCACCTATGTGCCAGACTTTGTACTGCATGGGATGCCCAGTGACGAGAAGCTACGGCAGAACCTCATGACTGAATTAACCCATGCAGTTCAG CATCCAGTATTGGATGAGCCCATAGCCGAGGCCGTCTGCATTATAGCAGACACAGACAAGTGGACAGTGCAGGTGGCAAGCAGTCAGAGACGAGCCACCGATGTCGGCAAGCTGGGGAAGGAGGTCCTGGTGTCCAGCCTGGTTTCCAGCTTATTGCAGTCCACTAACCAGCTTTACAAACTCAACGTGTCCCCCAACTTT TGTATAATGCACCTTGAGGACCGTCTGCAGGAGATCTACTTTAAGAGCAAGATGCTTGCTGAGTATTTGAAGGGCCAGACCAGAGTCCACGTGAAAGAACTGGGCATGGTTTTAGG AATCGAGTCCAGCGACCTCCCCTTGCTAGCTGCCGTGGCCAGCACTCACTCCCCCTATGTTGCCCAGATCTTACTATGA
- the fnip1 gene encoding folliculin-interacting protein 1 isoform X3, with amino-acid sequence MPPTLFQKLFNKRNAFSSPPPRCSKEDPAFSWPLPQLEPSQIRLIVYQDCERRGRNVLFDSAAKKRAAEETPITSAESQVKMFGKCCQLRPTGGSSSSLDSSSSCTSETKESKEQGLRFQGSRCSSDVVMLGEMMFGSVAMSYKGSTLKIHQIRSPPQLMLSKVFTARTGGSVYGSLNTLQDSLEFIGQDNNTLKPDQNTGPNSLLGNIGHSHPMDMPGRGLYDERDSGIARSASLSSLLITPFPSPSSSLTSSCASSYQRRWLRSQTTSLENGVFPRWSVEESFNMSDESGGPSLGVIRKKKIAIGVIFTLSPNAEENSRFQDFFFSHFPLFESHMNKLKSAIEQAMKMSRRSADASQRALAYSRMVEGLNEFRMTICDLYTMPRVAEPVWLTMMSGASEKNQLCGQFMRELSLLMEQASKNQFLPALLTAILTNHLAWVPTVMPNGQPPIKIFLEKHSSQSVDMLAKTHPYNPLWAQLGDLYGAIGSPVRLSKTVVVGRRQDLVQRLLYVLTYFIRCSELLETHMLDSAEDEAIVMPGSLITTSLRKGEVEESDYVLVTVHKPSGDYLSQGADSQQTETEDSIYPSDNSLQSSTFTDNEVEHSAGDPPNEEEEDDEDEEDSSESQGSRSSVLQAGHSQGTIPINRTAEVAEAKDVCKESSSRLFTEARVETVLHVGLASTREQVCVLDTETKGDLKPIDPSIPTTLGSDPSIPAPTEGKYCGLDALINAASGNQTTKVLAARPLGMPLEKKPPDKNLIAGVSVIPGNSVTGPMALTLPEDEEPTTKVTFLIGDSLSPESDTESRGRKVEEDYKKHMQQLQQPSQHQRGQHYQQQLQMGAELKTSCTRMSEDQTKQTKAVSTLQRVPSKISQWDLNCRDDFDVYFNPGETGTIDNVAKQHEASRNKDSVDFSAAPRYHELGDLGFHSKARVQGLGLCLGPGSGEMQSCRKGERLLDMERRCRCESTDSSDICVCRGCPAEQDKDLVLSVPVPQDARSNSKEDQKHKSAPINDWEIPRNESSDSALGDSESEETEDWQEEVLVPFPGSKLVENYSKPSIANFGRSLFGGYCPTYVPDFVLHGMPSDEKLRQNLMTELTHAVQHPVLDEPIAEAVCIIADTDKWTVQVASSQRRATDVGKLGKEVLVSSLVSSLLQSTNQLYKLNVSPNFCIMHLEDRLQEIYFKSKMLAEYLKGQTRVHVKELGMVLGIESSDLPLLAAVASTHSPYVAQILL; translated from the exons ATGCCTCCGACTCTCTTTCAGAAACTTTTTAACAAGAGAAATGCGTTTTCATCGCCGCCCCCGAGGTGTAGCAAAGAGGACCCAGCTTTCAG CTGGCCACTTCCCCAGTTGGAGCCCAGTCAGATCAGGCTGATAGTGTACCAGGACTGCGAGAGGCGTGGCAGAAATGTCCTGTTTGACTCCGCCGCCAAAAAAAGGGCTGCGGAGGAAACCCCGATTACT AGCGCTGAGTCCCAGGTGAAGATGTTTGGAAAATGCTGCCAGCTTCGTCCTACAGGAGGCAGCAGCAGTTCCCTGGACAGCTCCTCTTCCTGCACCTCGGAAACCAAGGAATCCAAGGAGCAAGGCCTCCGCTTCCAG GGTTCAAGGTGTTCATCAGATGTGGTTATGCTGGGTGAAATGATGTTTGGCTCTGTGGCCATGAGCTACAAAGGCTCTACACTTAAAATCCACCagataag ATCACCACCTCAGCTGATGCTGAGTAAAGTCTTCACTGCCAGGACCGGAGGCAGCGTGTACGGCAGCCTGAACAC GTTACAGGACAGCCTGGAGTTCATTGGACAGGACAACAACACCCTAAAGCCTGATCAAAACACTGGGCCCAACAGTCTGCTAGGGAACATAG GCCACAGTCACCCTATGGACATGCCTGGCCGAGGGCTGTACGACGAGAGGGACAGTGGCATCGCCAGGTCTG CTTCCTTGAGCAGCCTGTTGATCACTCCCTTCCCATCCCCGAGCTCGTCCTTGACCAGCAGCTGTGCGTCCAGTTACCAGCGCCGATGGCTCCGCAGTCAAACAACCAGCCTAGAAAACGGCGTCTTCCCCCGATG GTCGGTGGAGGAGAGCTTCAACATGTCGGATGAAAGCGGCGGTCCAAGTCTGGGTGTGATTCGGAAGAAGAAGATAGCCATAGGTGTCATCTTCACGCTGTCCCCCAATGCTGAGGAAAATAGCCGCTTCCAagatttcttcttctctcacttTCCACTCTTTGAAAGCCACATGAACAAACTAAAGAGTGCAATTGAGCAG GCCATGAAGATGAGTCGGCGGTCAGCTGATGCCAGCCAGAGGGCTCTGGCTTACAGCCGAATGGTGGAGGGACTCAACGAATTCAG GATGACCATCTGTGACCTCTACACCATGCCCCGAGTGGCCGAACCCGTCTGGTTGACTATGATGTCTGGAGCATCAGAGAAGAACCAGCTCTGCGGTCAATTCATGAGGGAGCTTTCTCTGCTGATGGAGCAGGCCTCCAAGAACCA aTTCCTTCCTGCATTATTGACAGCGATTCTGACCAATCATCTGGCTTGGGTGCCCACCGTCATGCCAAATGGGCAGCCTCCAATCAAGATCTTCCTTGAAAAGCACTCCTCCCAGAGCGTCGACATGCTGGCAAAGACGCACCCCTACAATCCTCTCTGGGCACAGCTAG ggGACCTGTATGGGGCCATTGGCTCCCCAGTTCGGCTGTCAAAGACTGTAGTAGTTGGCCGCAGACAGGATCTTGTCCAGAGACTCCTTTATGTCCTTACCTACTTCATTCGCTGTTCTGAGCTGCTGGAGACGCACATGCTGGACAGTGCTGAGGACGAGGCCATTGTCATGCCCGGCTCCCTCATAACTACCTCCCTTAGAAAGGGCGAGGTGGAGGAGTCGGATTATGTCCTGGTTACCGTCCATAAACCCAGCGGAGACTACCTATCCCAAGGGGCCGACAGTCAGCAGACTGAGACAGAAGACAGCATCTACCCCTCAGACAACAGCCTGCAGAGCAGCACATTCACAGACAATGAAGTGGAGCACAGTGCTGGAGATCCGCCcaacgaggaagaggaggatgacGAGGATGAGGAAGACAGCAGCGAGAGCCAGGGATCGAGGAGCAGTGTGCTTCAGGCAGGACACAGCCAGGGCACAATTCCCATTAACAGGACTGCAGAAGTGGCAGAAGCTAAGGATGTGTGCAAGGAGTCTAGCAGCCGACTGTTCACAGAGGCTCGAGTGGAGACGGTGCTGCACGTCGGCTTGGCTTCCACCAGGGAGCAGGTCTGTGTGCTGGATACAGAGACCAAGGGTGACCTGAAACCTATTGATCCATCCATCCCCACAACCCTTGGATCAGATCCATCCATACCTGCCCCCACAGAAGGTAAATACTGTGGGTTAGATGCTTTAATTAATGCAGCATCTGGAAACCAGACCACTAAAGTGCTGGCTGCTCGGCCTTTGGGGATGCCTTTGGAGAAGAAGCCTCCAGATAAGAACCTGATTGCTGGAGTATCAGTCATACCGGGAAACTCTGTGACAGGGCCCATGGCTTTGACTCTGCCAGAAGACGAAGAGCCAACAACAAAAGTGACTTTTCTCATTGGAGACTCCTTGTCTCCTGAATCAGACACAGAGAGCCGTGGAAGGAAGGTGGAGGAGGACTACAAGAAACAcatgcagcagctgcagcagccatCACAGCATCAACGAGGACAACATtatcagcagcagctgcagatggGAGCCGAGCTAAAGACCAGCTGCACCAGAATGTCAGAGGACCAAACCAAACAGACCAAGGCAGTTTCCACCCTGCAGCGGGTACCGAGCAAGATCTCCCAGTGGGACCTGAACTGTAGGGAtgattttgatgtttatttCAACCCTGGGGAAACTGGGACTATAGATAATGTTGCCAAACAACATGAGGCCAGTAGGAACAAGGACTCGGTGGACTTTTCAGCTGCTCCTCGGTATCATGAACTAGGGGATCTTGGCTTTCACAGCAAGGCCAGGGTGCAGGGTTTGGGCCTTTGTTTAGGTCCAGGTAGTGGAGAGATGCAGTCATGCAGGAAGGGAGAGAGGTTGTTGGATATGGAGAGGAGGTGCAGGTGTGAATCTACAGACTCTTCTGACATCTGCGTCTGCAGGGGCTGTCCTGCTGAGCAGGACAAAGATCTTGTGTTGTCAGTCCCCGTTCCCCAGGATGCAAGGAGTAACAGCAAAGAGGACCAAAAGCACAAATCGGCGCCCATCAATGACTGGGAAATACCACGCAACGAGAGCTCAGACAGTGCACTGGGAGACAGTGAGAGTGAAGAGACCGAGGACTGGCAGGAGGAAGTTCTGGTGCCTTTTCCCGG GTCAAAGCTGGTGGAGAACTACTCTAAGCCAAGCATTGCTAATTTTGGCCGGTCTCTCTTTGGAGGCTACTGCCCCACCTATGTGCCAGACTTTGTACTGCATGGGATGCCCAGTGACGAGAAGCTACGGCAGAACCTCATGACTGAATTAACCCATGCAGTTCAG CATCCAGTATTGGATGAGCCCATAGCCGAGGCCGTCTGCATTATAGCAGACACAGACAAGTGGACAGTGCAGGTGGCAAGCAGTCAGAGACGAGCCACCGATGTCGGCAAGCTGGGGAAGGAGGTCCTGGTGTCCAGCCTGGTTTCCAGCTTATTGCAGTCCACTAACCAGCTTTACAAACTCAACGTGTCCCCCAACTTT TGTATAATGCACCTTGAGGACCGTCTGCAGGAGATCTACTTTAAGAGCAAGATGCTTGCTGAGTATTTGAAGGGCCAGACCAGAGTCCACGTGAAAGAACTGGGCATGGTTTTAGG AATCGAGTCCAGCGACCTCCCCTTGCTAGCTGCCGTGGCCAGCACTCACTCCCCCTATGTTGCCCAGATCTTACTATGA